The Erigeron canadensis isolate Cc75 chromosome 4, C_canadensis_v1, whole genome shotgun sequence genome window below encodes:
- the LOC122598187 gene encoding 65-kDa microtubule-associated protein 8, translated as MGSIESPLATRTTAMLETSCGYLLQELQMIWDEVGEDQVEREKVLVDLEHECLQVYRRKVDNANMSRARLHQELADSEAQFTHLLLSLGERSLPARPEKMAGTLKEQLGAIAPALQKMQMRRAERMKQFQTVQSQIKKISAEIAGQSEYDDSLPDVIVNENDLSLKKLEEYQMELQRLHADKSDRLEKVKNYISTIQHLAAILGMDSSMIITKVHPSLNELSGLSKNMSDQILNKLNSTVESLKAEKYSRIEKLDNLWNSLNNLWALMDTPLHERQQFSHISSSVNLTNIFTPGSLAITMIEQAESEVERLDQLKATKMKELLIRKRTELEEICSRSHMEVPSLSHMDHIINLIDHGEMDYADLLKSLDEQIFRAEEEALSRKMIMEKVEKWALARDEERWLEEYNMDENRYSVSRGAHKNLKRAERARVMVNKLPALVESLIAKTKSWEEERKKVFLYDEVPLLALMKEYNMSRREKEEERQHRQREKKLIQMKGVVLHESVMSTRPITSSNRRLDQSINGGFKRVPTGIQQQQETSSNVKYSHYQKAPFVNDGRGCPPQVPKKIYRSRLDHLPHIIRDDQASVVSSFSSYRSP; from the exons ATGGGTTCCATTGAGTCACCTTTGGCCACTCGAACCACAGCTATGCTCGAGACCTCCTGCGGCTATCTACTACAAGAACTGCAG atgatttgggatgaagttggtgaagatcaagttGAAAGAGAAAAAGTTCTAGTAGATCTTGAGCACGAGTGTCTTCAGGTTTATCGAAGGAAAGTCGACAATGCAAACATGTCACGCGCACGGTTGCATCAAGAGTTGGCCGATTCTGAAGCTCAGTTTACTCATCTTCTTTTGTCACTTGGTGAACGTTCACTTCCTGCAAGG CCAGAGAAAATGGCGGGGACGCTAAAAGAGCAACTAGGAGCAATTGCTCCGGCGCTACAAAAGATGCAAATGAGGAGAGCAGAGAGGATGAAACAGTTTCAAACAGTACAATCACAGATTAAGAAAATTTCAGCAGAAATTGCTGGTCAATCTGAATATGACGATTCATTACCTGATGTCATAGTAAATGAAAATGATCTTTCATTAAAGAAACTCGAAGAATATCAAATGGAGCTTCAAAGGCTTCATGCTGACAAG AGTGACAGGCTTGAAAAGGTGAAAAACTATATTAGCACAATTCAGCACTTGGCAGCAATATTAGGAATGGATTCATCGATGATCATAACAAAGGTTCACCCGAGCTTGAACGAATTATCTGGTCTCTCAAAGAACATGAGTGATCAAATTTTGAACAAACTCAATAGTACAGTGGAATCCCTGAAAGCAGAAAAGTATTCGCGGATTGAAAAG CTAGATAATCTTTGGAACTCTTTGAATAACTTATGGGCTCTAATGGACACCCCTTTGCATGAACGCCAACAATTTTCGCATATTTCAAGTTCAGTAAATTTGACAAACATCTTTACTCCTGGAAGCCTAGCCATCACAATGATCGAGCAG GCGGAGTCTGAAGTTGAAAGACTAGATCAACTGAAAGCAACAAAAATGAAAGAACTTCTCATAAGGAAGCGGACCGAGCTTGAAGAGATATGTAGCCGATCACATATGGAGGTCCCTTCACTATCACATATGGACCATATCATTAATTTGATAGACCATG GGGAAATGGACTATGCTGATCTCTTAAAGAGCCTGGATGAGCAAATATTTAGAGCTGAAGAGGAAGCATTAAGCAGGAAAATGATAATGGAGAAGGTCGAAAAATGGGCATTAGCACGAGATGAAGAACGTTGGTTAGAAGAATATAACATG GACGAAAATAGGTATTCAGTCAGTAGAGGTGCTCACAAGAATCTAAAACGGGCAGAACGTGCCCGAGTGATGGTCAACAAACTACCAG CTTTGGTGGAGTCACTAATTGCAAAGACGAAAAGTtgggaagaagaaagaaagaaggtgTTTTTATACGACGAG GTGCCTTTATTGGCTTTGATGAAAGAGTACAATATGTCAAGAcgagaaaaggaagaagaaaggcAACATCGTCAAAGG GAAAAGAAACTGATACAAATGAAAGGAGTGGTGTTGCATGAGAGTGTAATGTCGACCCGACCCATCACGAGCTCAAATCGCCGATTAGACCAAAGTATCAATGGTGGGTTCAAAAGGGTTCCGACAGgcatacaacaacaacaagaaacCAGCAGCAATGTGAAATACTCACACTATCAAAAGGCACCCTTTGTAAATGATGGGAGGGGATGTCCTCCTCAAGTACCAAAGAAAATTTATCGTAGTCGCCTTGATCATCTTCCTCATATTATTAGGGACGATCAAGCTTCTGTGGTCTCATCGTTTTCAAGTTATCGATCACCTTGA
- the LOC122595301 gene encoding uncharacterized protein LOC122595301, with protein sequence MNLTILVVILFISATLVSSKESSTQAIPLQNLGFETRPTNITANATSQFVLLDNKINVIPGWSFNGTVWYVTAGGNISLPGNGHGLQLGPNGMINQTFKSDGSYDYVLTFTLASSGIDCANNSTAVNVSGPGLSRVFFFKESLGNETWQTYAFSIGSNEIRNGLMGIRIQSVVSSNRSNIICWPIVDTLLVTGIQNLMWFSDNGFVNGGFEIGPTFVGNSSQGILLEASDDPFDPMEPPFHPGQSPLQEWRISGVVKYIDSKHYAVPRGRAALELVSGNPSGIVYTISTQFLQHGQVTIDFIMGDANNSCVGDLMVFLQVGTTIWNFTMRSIGVGSREKHSVTFKAESSNTEWVPISFSSFNETRTSNHEVLCGPVIDSTVIRFSSHGLHSKQLNSSWVLNMFGCTNLTLIYTLIIYAVLILV encoded by the exons ATGAATCTCACGATTCTTGTAGTTATATTGTTCATATCGGCCACATTGGTGTCATCTAAAG AATCCTCTACTCAAGCAATTCCACTTCAGAATCTGGGTTTTGAAACTCGTCCAACAAATATAACTGCAAACGCCACCTCCCAATTCGTGCTCCTTGATAACAAAATCAATGTCATTCCTGGTTGGTCATTTAACGGTACAGTTTGGTATGTGACAGCGGGTGGAAACATTTCCTTGCCCGGAAATGGTCATGGTTTGCAATTAGGTCCAAATGGTATGATCAACCAAACGTTCAAATCCGATGGGAGTTATGATTATGTCCTCACATTTACACTTGCTTCAAGTGGCATAGATTGCGCGAATAACTCCACTGCTGTTAATGTTTCTGGTCCTGGTTTATCAAGAGTGTTCTTCTTTAAAGAGTCACTTGGGAATGAAACCTGGCAAACTTATGCTTTCTCCATAGGGAGCAATGAAATCCGCAATGGTCTGATGGGAATACGGATTCAAAGTGTCGTGAGCAGTAATCGTAGTAATATCATTTGTTGGCCTATCGTTGACACTCTTTTGGTCACCGGGATTCAGAATTTAATGTGGTTTTCAG ATAATGGTTTTGTGAATGGTGGGTTTGAAATTGGACCAACTTTTGTTGGTAACTCCTCTCAAGGTATTTTACTCGAGGCTAGTGACGATCCATTCGATCCAATGGAACCTCCATTTCATCCGGGTCAATCTCCACTACAAGAATGGAGGATATCAGGTGTAGTAAAATATATCGACTCTAAACATTATGCAGTCCCACGAGGACGTGCAGCACTCGAGCTGGTTTCTGGTAATCCATCAGGGATAGTATATACGATTAGTACACAGTTTTTACAACACGGACAAGTTACTATAGATTTTATCATGGGTGATGCTAACAATTCGTGTGTGGGCGATCTGATGGTCTTTTTGCAAGTTGGAACCACGATATGGAACTTCACGATGAGGAGCATCGGTGTTGGATCACGCGAGAAACATTCTGTGACGTTCAAAGCGGAATCTAGCAATACTGAATGGGTTCCGATTAGTTTTTCTAGTTTTAACGAGACTCGAACCAGTAACCACGAGGTGTTATGTGGACCTGTGATTGATAGCACAGTCATTCGATTTTCTAGTCATGGGTTGCATTCTAAACAGCTAAATAGCAGTTGGGTTCTGAACATGTTCGGTTGTACTAACCTAACCCTTATCTATACTCTTATAATTTATGCAGTTTTAATTCTTGTATGA
- the LOC122596299 gene encoding probable arabinosyltransferase ARAD1, which translates to MIGYGKSIATVIILLSTIFITYTITFQTIDFKSHLSFFTVLPKSKLPPCRSGSPLRVFMYDLPHRFNVGLMNGNFTGNATFAVTASNIPAWPKYAGLHQQHSVEYWLMTSLLYVDNNNNNSEVVRVLNGDDADVFFVPFFSSLSFNKFGNNMTDPDNEFDRQLQVDILKFLRNSIYWQRTSGRDHVIPMHHPNAFRFLREEVNASILIVADFGRYSRSMASLRKDVVAPYKHVVESYVDDEPPNPYKLRKTLLFFRGRTVRKSEGKVRAKLEKILKGYEDVHFEASYATGEGINASTHGMRSSKFCLHPAGDTPSSNRLFDAIVSHCVPVIVSDHIELPFESELDHSEFSIFLSVKEALVPGYMVEHLRKIPKERWLKMWRRLKEITHHYEYQYPPKKDDAVNMIWRQVRTKVPAERLAVNRNQRLKITDWW; encoded by the exons ATGATAGGCTATGGTAAATCAATCGCAACTGTAATAATCTTGCTTTCAACAATTTTCATCACATACACAATCACATTCCAAACTATCGATTTTAAATCACATTTATCTTTTTTCACCGTGTTACCAAAATCAAAATTACCGCCATGCCGTTCCGGATCACCACTTAGGGTTTTCATGTACGATTTACCTCACAGATTTAATGTCGGTTTAATGAACGGTAACTTCACCGGAAACGCTACTTTTGCGGTCACCGCTTCCAATATTCCGGCGTGGCCGAAATATGCGGGGTTGCATCAGCAACATAGTGTTGAGTATTGGTTAATGACGTCATTGTTGTatgtagataataataataataatagtgagGTGGTTAGGGTTTTGAATGGTGATGATGCTGATGTGTTTTTTGTTCCGTTTTTTTCGTCTTTGAGCTTTAATAAGTTTGGGAATAACATGACTGATCCTGATAATGAATTCGACCGGCAATTGCAG GTTGATATCCTTAAGTTCTTAAGGAATTCTATCTATTGGCAAAGAACTTCTGGAAGAGATCATGTAATCCCCATGCACCATCCCAATGCTTTCAGATTTCTTCGGGAAGAGGTGAATGCATCTATTCTTATTGTAGCAGATTTTGGCCGTTACTCCAGAAGCATGGCAAGCTTACGCAAAGATGTTGTTGCTCCTTATAAGCACGTGGTGGAATCTTATGTGGATGATGAACCTCCAAACCCTTACAAGCTTCGTAAGACCCTTCTTTTCTTCCGGGGAAGAACTGTGAGAAAATCT GAAGGCAAAGTTCGTGCTAAGCTGGAAAAAATACTAAAAGGTTATGAGGATGTCCATTTTGAAGCAAGCTACGCTACAGGAGAAGGCATAAATGCT TCTACCCATGGCATGCGGTCATCAAAGTTCTGCTTGCATCCTGCTGGAGACACTCCTTCCTCTAACCGTCTGTTTGATGCTATCGTGAGCCACTGTGTCCCTGTGATTGTGAGTGACCATATTGAGCTCCCGTTTGAGTCTGAACTAGACCACTCTGAATTCTCAATTTTCTTATCCGTAAAAGAAGCTTTGGTTCCTGGCTATATGGTTGAACATCTCAGAAAAATACCGAAAGAGAGGTGGCTTAAAATGTGGAGACGGCTTAAAGAAATCACACACCACTATGAATATCAGTACCCTCCAAAGAAAGATGATGCAGTTAACATGATATGGAGACAGGTTAGGACTAAAGTTCCCGCTGAACGACTTGCTGTAAATAGAAACCAAAGGCTAAAAATTACTGATTGGTGGTGA
- the LOC122598106 gene encoding 60S ribosomal protein L17-2-like: MVKYSKEPDNPTKSCKARGSDLRCHFKNTRETAHALRKMSLIKAKSYLEDVLAHKQAIPFTRFCRGVGRTAQAKNRHSNGQGRWPAKSAKFILDLLKNAESNAEVKGLDVDALFISHIQVNQAQKQRRRTYRAHGRINPYMSSPCHIELTLSEKEEPVTKPDSQLAASGKSKKQ; encoded by the exons atG GTGAAATACTCAAAAGAGCCTGATAATCCTACCAAAT CCTGCAAGGCTAGAGGATCCGATCTCAGGTGTCACTTTAAG AATACTAGAGAAACTGCTCATGCCCTCAGGAAGATGAGCTTGATTAAGGCTAAGAGCTATCTGGAGGATGTTTTGGCCCATAAGCAAGCCATTCCATTCACCCGTTTCTGTAGGGGTGTTGGACGTACTGCCCAGGCGAAGAATAGGCACTCAAATGGTCAAGGGCGATGGCCTGCTAAGTCTGCAAAGTTCATTTTGGATTTGCTAAAGAATGCTGAAAGCAATGCTGAG GTGAAAGGATTGGATGTGGATGCACTTTTCATATCTCACATACAAGTGAATCAAGCTCAGAAGCAAAGGCGAAGAACTTACCGTGCCCATGGAAGAATTAATC CCTATATGTCTTCTCCTTGCCACATTGAGTTGACTTTGTCTGAAAAGGAAGAACCAGTGACAAAG CCTGACTCTCAGTTGGCAGCTAGCGGCAAGTCAAAGAAACAATAG